In Pseudobdellovibrionaceae bacterium, the sequence AACGCAATTCGAGAAAACCTGTGACTGTCGCGTTGAATTCGTCGACGGTGCCGACTCGACGATCCTTTTTCAGCGCGTGAAATCCGAAGCGCGCAGCGGAACGGATGTCGTTGTCGGTATCGACCAGTACGATCTGGAGACCGCGAGCAGTTCGTTTGAGTGGCGCGATCTTTCCAAAACGGGTTTCGTTTTCGATCCCGCCGTGCAAAACGCGCTGGGACACTCGAAGTTCATTCCGTACGACTGGGCGCCGCTGGCGTTCGTGTTGCGTCGGAGCGATCACCCGCAGCTGCCGACGAAGTTGGACGATTTGCTGGCGCCGACTTGGGCGGGCCAGATCTCGATGGAAGATCCGCGGACGAGCTCGCCCGGTTTGCAGTTCCTGCTTTGGTTGATCCACGTGAAAGGCGAAGAGCCCGCGTTCGAGTACCTGAAGAAATTCAACAAGAACGTGAAAAGCTACGCCGCCAGCTGGTCGATGGCCTACGGTCTGTTCACAAAACGTCAGGTGAAAGCCGCTTTCAGCTACGTGACTTCGCCGATCTTTCACGTGGTCGAAGAAAAAGACACCGACGTCGTGGCGGTGGAGTTTCAAGAAGGTCACTTCGTTCAATACGAATATGTCGGCGTCCCCACGCAGTGCCGTCAGTGCGAGCTGGCCGAAAAATTCGTCGCGCTTCTGCTTTCACCCGAAGGACAGAAGATCGTGATGGAAAAGAACTATATGTTCCCCGTCATTCAGGGAGTCAAAGAAGGTACGCCCTTCGTGAACGTGCCGCCGTTACGCACGGTCGAGCCGGTCAATCTGCCGAGCCTCGCCGATCGCGAACGGATCTTGAAGAAGTGGTCCGCCCTGCGCCGGATGGAGTGATCCAACGTGCGCGCGCTCGTCGTTCTTTTCTGCCTTTCCCCTTACGTTTACCTGCTGACGCAAATCGCGAGTTTCAAAAAGATCGATCTTGCGGAATTTTCCTGGGCGCTCGGAAATTCCCTGAAGCAAGCCTCGCTGAGCGCGCTCTTGGCGACCCTTTTCGGTCTGTGGATCGCCTTGGGTTTGAACCGACTGGAGCTTCATCGCCGGGCGTTCGCGCAAGCGTTGAAGGCCGCGCTTCTTTTACCGAGTATTTTGCCGCCATTTTTCATCATCCTGACTTTTCTGAGTTGGGTGCAGCCGTTCCCGTTCGGGGTGACCGGTATGGTGGTCGTGCATTTTCCGATGATGGCGGGTTTCGCGGCCATTTTACTGCAAGGACAGCTCAACGATAAATTGGGTGAGCTGTCGAATGTCGCGCAGGTGTTGGGATCGGGGCGTCTTCTTTTCTGGCGACGGAGCTTCGCGCTCGTCCGTCGTGAAGTCTTTTCGGTCGCGGGTTTTCTGTTCGTATGGGCCTTCACGAGTTTTTCGGTGCCGCTGGTTTTGGGGGGCAGTCGGGGGACGACGCTCGAGATTCTGATCTATGAAAAGATCCGGATCTCGGGGGACTGGGGGACGGCGCTGACATTGTCGCTGGTGCAGTCGGTGTTGGTGGCGACGATGCTGCTTTCGCTACCGACGACCAAAGCGCATCAAGGCCGCGGCGACGTGAAGCCTTCGGGCCTCTTGCGGTCGCGGGTGGGTTTAGGGGTCGGCGTTTTGTTCGCGGTGTTGTTCGTCGTGCCTTGGGTCCTCTTGAGTTGGTCGGGCTGGTCTTATCTTTTCGGCTCGGCCGAAGTGGTCACCCAAGTGGCGAACGCGGCCTGGATGTCGCTACGTCTAGGAACGCTGGCGGGCGTGTTCACACTTTTGTTTTTGAGTTTGTGCGTTTTCGGCTTCGGGCGTCCCTGGTTTTTTCGATTCTTGCGCGGCTACTTCGCGCCAAGCGCTTCGCTTCTGGGGCTTTGCGGATTGGGATTGATGAGCGCGGTCGTCGATCTGGATCCGGGATACTTCCTGCTTCGCGGGGGACGCGAGTTTTCGAATATCGTCTATGCTTTGACGCTCGTTTTGATGTTCGCCCCTTCGCTTTTCCGGATCGGTGTCGACTCGCGGCTGACGGATTTGGAAGAGCAAGTGCAGTCCGCGCGGATTTTAGGTGCTGGGAATTGGCAGATTTTCGTTGAGATCGTGCTCCCGCAGGTGTGGTCGCGTTTGTGCCTGCTTTCGGCGCTGGCCGCTTTTTGGACGGCCGGGGATTTTGCGCTCGCGAAGTTTTTCTTCGAATCGGGCGAAACCTTGCCGTTGATGATCGAGAATCTACTCGGCAGCTACCGCATCGATCCCGCGCTGTCCTTGGGGCACGCGGTATTCGTGATCGGCGGACTTTTGTTCTTCGCGTTCTGGAGGTTGGGCCATGTCTTTGATCCGCGATCTAAAACTTAAAATCGACGACTTCCAGATCGACATTCCCGAATGGGAAATCGCCGATCAAGGTATCACCGCGCTCACGGGACCTTCGGGTGCGGGGAAGACCAGCATCGTGAAAGTGCTTTTGGGGTTGACCCCATGCCCCGGCTTTTCTTGGAAGATGGGGGATGTCGATGTCGCCCAGCTTCCCGTGGAAAAGCGTCAGTTGGGCGTGGTTTTTCAGAATTACCTGCTGTTCCCGCACCTGACCGGTCGGCAGAATTTGACCTTCGCGGCCGAGGCGCGCGCGGTGCCCGCCGCGCAGGTCGAAGAAAAGCTCGCCGCTTGGTCGAAAATCTTGGGGCTTGAGTCCTGTCTGGACCGTCGGGCCGAGGTTCTTTCGGGCGGCGAAAAACAGCGGGTCTCGCTGGCGCGCGCGCTGATCGGGCGTCCCCGGTTTTTGATTTTGGATGAGCCCTTTTCGGCCATTGATGCGGATCTACGTTCAGAGAGCCGCCATTGGGTGAAGAATTTAATCGCGCTCGAGGGGCTGCCGACGCTGCTGATCTCGCATGACCGCGTGGACGTCGAAACGCTTGCCACGAGCGAGTTCCACTTGCGCGCGGGACGTATCTCGCGTGTGGGTGTCTGATTTTTCGACACAGCGACAAACTCCGTCATCGAAGTTTTTCAAAGATCGTTGGCACCGCACTCCTGCGGTGACGATTTACGTGCGCATGATTCCCGATTTTCCAACGGCCCGGAAGAGTTCCGCCGGGGTGGTTCCATTCTGGTAAAGTGCGGATCTCGGTGGAAGGAGTTTCGGATGTCGTCGGTCTCTCGCAAATCGAAGCTGATTTTGCGCTCCAACCTGGTGCTGTCAGTGCTGGTGATGGCGGGCTGTATGAAGCCTTTGACGAACGGTCAGACGGTGATCGATCCGTCCCATGACGGTTCGCCGGATCCGACCGAGGTTTATAATCCCGACGTTCTGAAACCCGACTTCCGCGAAAATATGTCTCCGAAATTGGAGCTCGATTCCAGTGAGATGCTGCCGGGCCGTCGCAATCAACCGACGACACCCGCGAAAGTGAAAGTCTTAGGTGATCAACCCGACGAGATGATGGAAGACGCCCCTTTGCCGGGCGAGACGACACGCGTGGGTTCGGTCACGACTCCGGCCGACGGTGGAACGACGTCGACCACGCCGAAAGTAGACGGAACGACGACGGTGACGCCGGCGGAAACCGCGCCGGACGTGCGTCGTCGCTTCAATCCGATTCCGAAACCCCGTGAAACCGAAGCCCGCCCCGGCGTCACCGCCGCGACGGGAGCCACCTCTCCGGGAGTTGTCGCGGCTACGGGCGCGCGGAAAGTCACGGC encodes:
- a CDS encoding thiamine ABC transporter substrate-binding protein, with amino-acid sequence MRHVIGFLAIVFAGLIGAQFLKNSRDTSRDARPVVRVFGPSSFVSQWGPGPWLKTQFEKTCDCRVEFVDGADSTILFQRVKSEARSGTDVVVGIDQYDLETASSSFEWRDLSKTGFVFDPAVQNALGHSKFIPYDWAPLAFVLRRSDHPQLPTKLDDLLAPTWAGQISMEDPRTSSPGLQFLLWLIHVKGEEPAFEYLKKFNKNVKSYAASWSMAYGLFTKRQVKAAFSYVTSPIFHVVEEKDTDVVAVEFQEGHFVQYEYVGVPTQCRQCELAEKFVALLLSPEGQKIVMEKNYMFPVIQGVKEGTPFVNVPPLRTVEPVNLPSLADRERILKKWSALRRME
- a CDS encoding ABC transporter permease subunit; this encodes MRALVVLFCLSPYVYLLTQIASFKKIDLAEFSWALGNSLKQASLSALLATLFGLWIALGLNRLELHRRAFAQALKAALLLPSILPPFFIILTFLSWVQPFPFGVTGMVVVHFPMMAGFAAILLQGQLNDKLGELSNVAQVLGSGRLLFWRRSFALVRREVFSVAGFLFVWAFTSFSVPLVLGGSRGTTLEILIYEKIRISGDWGTALTLSLVQSVLVATMLLSLPTTKAHQGRGDVKPSGLLRSRVGLGVGVLFAVLFVVPWVLLSWSGWSYLFGSAEVVTQVANAAWMSLRLGTLAGVFTLLFLSLCVFGFGRPWFFRFLRGYFAPSASLLGLCGLGLMSAVVDLDPGYFLLRGGREFSNIVYALTLVLMFAPSLFRIGVDSRLTDLEEQVQSARILGAGNWQIFVEIVLPQVWSRLCLLSALAAFWTAGDFALAKFFFESGETLPLMIENLLGSYRIDPALSLGHAVFVIGGLLFFAFWRLGHVFDPRSKT
- a CDS encoding ATP-binding cassette domain-containing protein, producing MSLIRDLKLKIDDFQIDIPEWEIADQGITALTGPSGAGKTSIVKVLLGLTPCPGFSWKMGDVDVAQLPVEKRQLGVVFQNYLLFPHLTGRQNLTFAAEARAVPAAQVEEKLAAWSKILGLESCLDRRAEVLSGGEKQRVSLARALIGRPRFLILDEPFSAIDADLRSESRHWVKNLIALEGLPTLLISHDRVDVETLATSEFHLRAGRISRVGV